Part of the Prunus dulcis chromosome 8, ALMONDv2, whole genome shotgun sequence genome is shown below.
CTGTTTATTCATGGGAGGCCTCATCTTTGAATGAAATCAAATCCTGCAGTTAGAGATCAGTTTCCAAATTTGCTCATTCATGTTGGCAAGTTAAATTTTCACCAAGTTTCGTCTTGAGGTCTACAAGAGGTTATGCTATTGAAATTTCaagggttaatcgttttattaatCCCTGAATTTATACatgatttgcatttgagtacctcaattttcaaaatggttcccatggtcctttaactttagtttcgtttgCACAAATGATCCTGCTGTCaagtttgttaattttttctgttaaatgcgggagcaaaattgtatttttatattaaaataaataaataaataaataatcatatctttaaaataacaataaaagaaaattaaataaaaaaatcaatcaaaaaaagaTCAAGTTTTGGGGGAGTAGAAATCAAGTTTGGAGTTTAAAAATTCGGGGTATTCAATCAGGATCTTTATAAAAGTACGGATGTATTCAATTCAGACTTTTATGGACTTTTATAAAATCATACAAACAATTTTGGCGGTAGCATGTATTGTTGGTGGTGCTACTGGCGGTAGTGGCTTTCTGCAGTTCTACTGGCTGAGTGGCCGTAGTGTGTGGTTGATTATTGGTGGGGAACCAGTAATCATGGGTGAGTCAAGGAACTGATGTGGTGGTAAAGACTGGCCTTCAAATATTTTCCTTATTGTTTTCCTTTGAAAAATCTTCATATCCTTCAAAACAATGTGaaaaaattcttcaatttttttttttccgggaGGATTTGAACGTATAACCTCTTATATTATTGGGAAAAGAAATATCATTAGATTAAGAACTAAGCGCTAATTGCTATCTTAATTACAAACTAATGTTGACTCAATTGTCCCTAGTTCAACATGTTTTCATCTTAATAGTAAATTAGTTATATGTTGTCGGGGCAAATTTTGGGTTCTTGATTTCAACATTAGATTCCACTCTGTCGACCCTTCCATGTTGGTAGATTTTGTGTTCATTTTGGTGCATTGGCGGGCCCCATTTTGGTGGAGTTGTTGTTTATCGTGTGGATGTTTTTGTGCTTCtgttttttctgtttggtGAAGATTTATTGGTTTTTGTGGCGGATCTGTGGGTATTGGCCTTGTTGTAGTGTGTTTTTATGTGGTGGCAGGTTCTCCTTCTCAACTTTGGCTATAGTGGTGTGCCGCTCCTGTATTCCTGGAGGCACTGACGGCTATGGTGCTTTTGTTCTAGGCTTTGGTTGGGACTTATGTCTCTCGGGAGCTAACTGTCTGGATTACCCAAAAAGAATTATGCATAGATCTCTCATTTTATTATatgattatttttgttttaaatttgcatacctccaaacataaaaataaaataaatgatgaCATTACTTCAATTTTGCAAGACTCTTAATAATTTGAAGgttctttaaataaatttatttgagagacaccATTTAGAGCCCACtaagaattttatttcaagaattcgaacccttttttttttcaagtattcattcatagatcgttaaaaaaaaaaaaagagacaaattggaaattgttttttttttcaagtatttaaatttatcttcaaaatacagaaacccaaaatcactctcacaaaatcaaaagaaatagGGCGGCAAGCAACCGCTGGAATTGTTTCCTGGTTGAAGTTGGATTTCAAGTTTTAGATTAGGTTTAGATTTTCAAGAGCCTATTTGGATTGGGTATCCATAAATATTTACTAATACTCCTCCTTGTACCACTCGGATTAGGACTACGTAGgctatatatatgcattacCAAAATCCCATTTTCTTCATTCTTGGTCTCTCCATTCATAATCTCTAGTTACCATGTCCATCGTTAGGTACTTTGACACCCTCGTTTGGCAAAGAACAAAACCCGACATCAACCAATCCCATCTTCCACCCGACGTTCTTCACATCGTATTCAAACTCTACAAGTCAACCATAAGAGCTTGGTGCCCTCGAGAAGATGATCATGATGTTCCAATAGTGGTTCCATATTCACGAAGAAACCTCGTATTTATAACTCAAGAAACCATCAAGGTCCCTCGTACCATGCTAAAATCTTCTAGTGCTACTTCCCTCGTGGTTGATATTCTCTCCAGCATGCTTGTCCCCGAGCATGAACATCCAGCTCTTATCGAAAAAATATTTCGTGTGCTTGTCGAAAAATATTCATCCGACAATACCAACACCATGCTCCCCATTGTTGTGGGCATTAATGATGCGACTTACATAACCACCATCGGCGACGACGGTCAAACAAGCGACGAAGTTCTTGATAGGGTTACGAGGGAATCCACGCAAACATATGAGCCCAAGCCTATCCCTGCAGATAAATTGATCATTGAGCAATTGGAGAAGCTGAGGCTTGATGACTTGGAAGAAATTACCGGACAGATGGCGTGCACCATTTGCATGGAGGACTTTGAGGGCGGTGTTGAAGTTAGTCGCTTGCCTTGCTTGCATCTTTACCATGGAGATTGTATTGTTCAGTGGTTGGAGACGAGTCACTTGTGTCCTTTGTGTCGATATCCAATGCCTCCTGctcattgattttttattttacttgcTAGATATTATATCATGTTGTAATGGAAGATTAAGCAAATAAAGGATCTGATAATCAATGAGCAATGAGATACTTTTTTGGATAACTCTTAATAGTTATCTTGAATTTTGATCAGCCTTTTGTTTGGGCTCAaagttccttttctttttttttatatctccTGGTTAAGTTTTCTATCTTGTTCGATAagaaattatttgacctaggatAACTCTAGTTTTAGTAATTTATTGTAATTAGAAGATTAATCATCAGTCTTGAGTGAGTTGaacttaaaataataaaaccctaTTCTTCTAATATGGGTGAAATTGTGTTGGGAGATTTTTCCTTACAATTTTCCCTCAACAATCCTGTCAGTTGCATCCATGCCCTGGCTTTGGCTAAGCTCAAAAGATTTAACAAGGTTGTAATGGAAACTGATAACTTGTATGAGGGCGTTAAAGTTTGTTGCGGAGATAAGGCCTTTGAGAGAAAGTTTGATTGTGTTGAATGGAATTGGGTCATTCCGATGGGCTCCCTTGCCCCCCCTAGTTTGTAACTTTTTATGTTCTAGTTTTGGTAGTGAAACTGTCTCAACTTCTTGTGCTGAGCTTAGCTTTCCTTCCTATTTGGTTGGAGGTTGCTTTTGATTAGACAAATTGTTCATTTTGCATAGAGCCCCTAATAGAGAGCTCAAAACCAAAGGTTATCCTTGCTTGGAAATGAATGTTCAAGCTTTGCCCTTTGTCATGGACGACCTGCCTCCTATTTAAAGAGATTTCCACTGTGGATAGTGAAGGATTAGGATACATCCTCCAGAATCTCATCTTCTTGCCAAAGGCCtcctttctaattttttttcttcttcttttaattgtAGAACTaggttaaaaacaaaataaaggattaaattattattttaaaaaaaacacacaattactgaaagaaaatttaaacattcattaagcataaaaaaaatatatgaacatTCAAAATTGCCTCCATCATTTGTAATTCCAAAACCACAAAGAGGAGTAAAATTTCCCcaacaagaaaacatacattaTATATTCAACCGTGGTTTTACACATTACaccatacccaaaaaaaataatcaaaataaaataaaattaaaaaagaagaaatcaaaatagCAAATGGGCAGTTATAAATTGAGCTTAATATCACCCAAATCAAGCTCCGCAGCGATCTCCTCAAGCTGCTTCTTCACGCTCAAATCGATAAGCTTCGACCCAGAGTTGCCATATCTCACAGTGAACCCGGCCACCAAACTTGGATCAATCTCCGTCTTGATCCTCACGTTCTTCGCCCCCGTCAGCTTCTGCACCTGCTTCGCTATCTGCGCCAGGTGCTGCGACTCCAGCTTCACCACCGAGGTCACGATGGCCAGCTCCGTGTCCGTGATTTTGTTGAAAACCACCTCGAACTCCTTTACGATGTCCTTTATGAGGTCGATTCGCTTGGCGTCGACGAGGATGTTGAGGAAATTGACGGTGTGGGGCTGGAGGGTGGAGGAGTTGGCGATTTCGTCGAGGACCTTGCGCTTCTTGTCGAGGTCGATGGTGGGGTTGATGAAGAAGTCGAAGACCGACGGCTCGCCGAAGAACTTCTCGATCTTCTCCACGTCGCCGGCCGTGGTTTCGAGggtgttgttggatttggccaCGTCGGCCAACGCCGTGGCGTAGCTGGCGGCGGCGGAGGCGTTCATTCTGGAGCCGAGGGCTCCGCCACCGTTTCGGCGGAGGGTGACGAGGGCGGCGGCGGAGGAGGAGAACTTGAGGGGGATGGGGGTGAAGgtggaggagaaggagaaggagagggTGGAGGTTCTGGGGGTGAGGGTGGAGGAGAGTTGTGGTGGGGATGATGGGTTTTGGGATTGGAGAGAGATTGGGGTGTGTTGGAGGGCGGCCATTGGTCAATTGGGTGGCTCTctttctcactctcactcttgGTTTGATGATGCGAAGAGAGAGTTTGTGGAACTGAAAGGAAGTGGTATGTTTGAAGGTTTTGGGGATTGATTGATATGGAGGGGGAAGGGGTGGACGGTTAGGATGGTGAGTAGGGAAGGGGGGTGGGACGGTGGGGATTTgatgggtttttatccttgttTGAGTGTTAGTAGCCACTGATATCTTAAGGAGATAATGGATTTGACGCGTGGATAGGTTTCATAGGATAAggtatatttttcatattttatagAAGAAAGTCTTCCTTCACCATTTGTAAATTAGTGGCGGTGGTGATACTTATTCGAAGCTATGAAGCTGTGAAGAAAAAGcctgaaaaaaatatttatttccAGCAGCAAAGTGATTGGTACATTGCCATCTCAAATGCTCACCAACAGAAGTTCCCAACAACAGAAGCAAAAAGCACAAACTCAGCCATTGAAGTTACATATCAAGTGTACACTATACAAATAACCTAAGACACCATATAACACAAGTTCTATGTTCTACGATAGTGTATAAACATATCCACTTTACCAGCAatgggaaaataaaattgagtAGAGGCGTCATAGTATAAATATTCCAACTCAGCGTCCATGCGAAGGAAAAGAGTCATCTGTAGAAGAATGAGCACCGGATCCGACATTTGAGTTTTGTGATGTAAATAAGTTTGGGTATGAGAAGTACGGATCATCTTCCATTGAACTCATTCTCTGAGGCTCATGTTCAAAAGCATGATCATTGGGAAGTGAGGAATCCAAATCCGCATTAAGTGGCCCCATAGTGACAGAATTAAGATCTGATACCTTGGCTCCATGGCCATATTCATTGACTTGATGCGGTCCCGGAGAATGTATAGCACCATCGGAATCACCATTGCGGATAGGATGATCAAAATCTGGTTTTTCTCTAGTATCTGACTCACTAGGGATGTCTACGTGAAATGGGTTCTCACCGCTATTTTCAGGGACTTCTTCAGTGTTTTTCTTGGTAAGCTCGTTAATTCTAACTTGTGCAAGACTAGCTGCTGAGcgtgctgctgctgctgcacgTTCTGCAGAGTCTGCAGCAGCCTGAGCAGCAGCTAACACATCCTGAAAATCCACATTGGCGTCACTTCTTGTTCTTGAAAGAGAGGGTGGTGGATTGCTTCGTCTTGTAGAAAATGATGCAGAcgaaagtgacgggggagaaATAAATGGCAAGAACTGTTTATCTTCCACACCATCAACTGAAACATGAGACTGTTCGTGTCTGTTAGCCACTGATCTTGCTTGCATCACTTCTTCAGACTCAAAGGATGGCTCTTCGGACGAATTTTCAATGGCCCCAGAATCTTTTGACAATCCATGATCAACTTCAGGGTGTGGCGGAGTTGGTAAAGGTGGAGGCATCGCAGGTGCTGAGGCTGGATTCGCAATTGGTCGTAGTGATACCGTAGGCACTTCAGGAAAGTCTAATGATTCCAAACCATCATCAGAATCAGACTGTTCTTTCTGAGATTGATCTGGGGCGCAGTACGATGGTTCgtcatgtttttctttggggAGGGGCAGTTTAGACCCACTGACAAACTGTGTTGGACCATTCTGACAAAGAGAGGACAGATTTATAGCAGACAggtgaaaaaggaaaaaggaaaagggaaaaaggacaaaagaaaatgagtcAGAGTATTGTGTTTACCAATAAATCTTCATGTGGTTTGAAAATTTCAGCTTCAGATGCAGCAGGATCCCAATCCAGCTCATGCTCTTCGGCAATTTCTTTCAGTAGCTTCAGTTTTTTCTCAGGCGAAGGAGCACGAACAGATAGCAGTTCTATCAACTGCAGTTAAAATCCAGAGTCACAAACACAAAGTAGGAACCTAAATAGCTTGAAGAATAGCGTTACAATTCTAGTGCACTAAAAGATGAATATCATGGGGGGAAAAGGTTGCACTACAAAAAGAAAGTTCATAAAACCTGGCGATTGACACCACAATCTGGAATGAGTTCTGTTGCAGCTgatacaaattctttcccaTATTTTGAAGCAAATAGCATTTGAACTTGTAGCAACTCTGACAGATCAGCACATCTTGGCGCAGCAAAACACACACTGGATATTGCTTCTTTTAAGTCTAGAGGACATTCCCTGtatcaaaaaatttagtttttaagtttttaaggACTGGGTGAATTTTAACCTATACGTAACTACAAAAACTTAGCATACTAACTTTTTGTgtcaaaatttcaagaaaCTTAAATGCCAACTAAGTAAATCAAATAGCAGACTTAAAAATATGAAGACATATaattttacaaaaacaaaGGTTGAGTGGAAAGATGAGAAAATCAACCACATGACTAACAAAGATAATAAACTAACAAAGATGATAAGCTAAGTGATGCAAGAGGTGTACAAAGCATTTCACAAACTACCACATAAAGTAACTTGGTGGCTTATGCGGCAATGCCATGTGAGTTAATGAAATTTCCCCATGATACATGAGGATAATGGCAGTACAAATACGTGGCATGCCATCTCCGTTGTCACACCCACAACGGTTTGTAAAAGCATGATCCATCAAGGATAAAGTAAAGTGAAACCCATAAAAAATTCCTAAAACTGATACTACTGTACTCCCTATTCCAGAACCGCCTGACTCAACAACTGGGTGGAGAACAGAGACCATGCTCCCCACTAGCatttaatgggttttgtgacTCAATTGCAATTTTCCTATGACAAGCTCTGCTTAGTTTTAAGTATCAATAGAAAGTGGTATTAGATTTTTTAATTGCAAGAATTTGGAAGCGAAGTACAAACCTAATACAACTGTCCAACTTAGCTGAAGTGCTAATGTTCCAGAAGAAGATACACCAATCACAAGTTCTcaacctttcttttttcctttgttttctctCCCGAAACATTTCAGTAACCAAATTAACTATGTCTGAAACTAGAAAGCAGGAACATCCTAAAAGAGAGAAAGTGCAGTAGTGAAACTAGAAAGCACGTATTCTATTGAATTGCAAAAGTGGGCCTTTCTCTTTCATGAATATCTATTTCACAGGGCTCCAAACAAGTCAACTAAATGATTGATTCCTAAATGTTTCAGTCCCTACTTTAACAGCTGAAGCATCTCATAtctattttaatataaactGCAGTAGTCTTATTTCTCCACCATTGGAAAAAAGAGACTGGTGTACAAGCTTAGCCAATTACTAAAATGTTAAGTTTTACACCGGAAATTTCAAGCTTTGCAGATCAAGCCACAGAATGTctgattaaaaaaagaatgaagtcTTGCTTTAACTAAAATGTTCTGACTTGTATTCTAAGTCTCACGTCCTTGTATGTAAGAATGTATATATGCCAATCACTTCTTATATTTCTAGTCTCTTTTTCTTATCTGTTATTTTCTCTTAATCATTTTTTCTCTGCATCCATGGATGTCATTGTCTCAAAActatgtgtgtgtttgtgaATGTGCACTTTTGTCTTGGTCTAAAGAGGAGTGTCCCGAGAAGATTGAAGTGTTTCTGGTGTTTCTGTGAAGAAAAACCAGTCACATCAATCTATTGCAAAGTTGCAAACAACAACTAACAGAAGTTTAGTTGGTCATGGAAAGAATACTGGTAACCTTTCATTTTGATTAAGAGAGAGTTATTCTTTATTATATAAACAATGGTCTACTCCTTCCATTCCACCCTCTCCCCACAAGGAAAAGGAACAAGGAGTACACATGGACTAAGGATTATCagaataattaatattttcaacaGTTCATATCAACCTGAGatatttgttttcaatcacaTTTCAGCAatgcatttcattttttttctttcctaaatCATAATCTGTTCATGATTTCAGAAATACATGCATGCTACTAAATCCATGAAATCCATCCTAGAACACCCCAGAGTTTTCACCTCACAAGTTTAGAAGAATTACAACGAATCAattgcttttttaaaaataagagtCCGCGAAGTAATGcataaatgaagaaaaaataatattctttGTTTTAACAAAGAACAAACAGTCGTTCTTTCACCATACCAGGATATGCATGAAGGtttacaaaattttccatATGTAGCCATTAAAAAAGATAGCAGGAATTGCTGCATGCATTATAACCCATGAACCGCAGATCATCTTAGTTTTTTTCCGTCTATGAAATATTTATCAGTACTGAAAACGTTGCAGTTGCAGAGAGAATTTGAGATATTACATCATTTTAGCTTAGGATTCTGACAaatcaaaactaaaaattgcATGCCAGATTATTGGAACAAACAGAAGCATGGTACAAGAAAATCACCAGTTTAGAGATTAACCTTTGTGATTCAATAATTGGAAGGCGGACAGCAATAAGCTCACAAAATAGCTCAAGAATCTCGTGAGCTGCCATCATATTCTCTTCTCTAATAATATGCTCTACCTGAAATGTAAATATCAATAACACCATTATGAAATGAACATGAGAAAAATTCTCAGTAAAATTTTTCTTAATACTTTCTAATTAAATTAACTAGTTCATACTTTGTGATAGAAAAATTGAATCGTAAAAACATAAATGGAAAAGAGATGTATTACCCGAATCCTAGCAGTAGCCTCTTGGCCAGTCTCAAGAAGCTTGGCAATGTCACGGCGCATCTGTTTAATCTGAATTTCTCTCCTGTTCCTCAACAACTTTATCCGCGGAATAGTCAATTTCAGCAGGGTTTTGCTGCACACAAAAAGCACAAACTTACATGAAATCACCCGAAACcaaactaaaaacaaatttgcattGCACATCTACAGAACACAAATAATTCAAAACCCATGTCCTCAAAATATTCAGTTGGCCCTAAATTGGTTATAATCTGATTATTTCATTTCTTGCAATGTTAAGATTAACTCAACTAAGTTAGGTTTCTGCACTTATTCGCAACATTTACTACTTCCTCGACAGCCAAACATCAATAGAAACTCGATCAAAGTTTTCGATCTCATGAAActcacaaacccagaaaagacccagaaagtaaaaaaacaaaatcggAAACGGAAACACAACTGAGAGATCAGAGGAGCAAATAACAGTTGGGGAGATCAATGATGGTACCATTTGGCCGCTTTGAAGCCCTTGTTGAAGAACGAATCGAGCATCGACATGCTGACGACGAAAATCCAAATCcctaattccaaacaaagtcAAAgatttgctttttctttttggtagcTCTTATAAGTGTcacaaagattcaatcttggTGATGTTGCAGAAACAGAGAAGGAGATGGATGATGGCAAGAGAGACTGCCTGCTAcgtaaaagaaagaaacacagAGGCCAAAGCCAAATGCCGACCTAAGAAGGGACGCTTGCGGGAGACTTTCGAGTTTCCCGATAGGTCGATGTACAACCGAAAGGTGAATGCTTTACCAAACTCGTGTACAACTCCCTTTCCTTGTTGTCATTGATTTCGCTTATTACATGCTTGGTTTCCTAAATTCTTTCTCCACAGCTCCCCCTgaccaaagaaacaaaaaaccagAAAGCCAAGATCTCTATAAAGCGAGGGAAAGAATACAGATGTACAgcagagaaggaagaaagacgAATGCTATGAGAGCTTAGACGGAATAAGGTCTAGGGGAGACCGCCCATTTATCACATGGGAGGAGAAGACTAGTCAAACATTCGAGCTGTAAACTCGCAATATAGacttgaaaaaaagaaagatattgaGACGGAATATGAATGAAGGATTGAAGCATCTGACCGGGCTCCGGAGATGAATACCGAAAGAGCTTACCGGATGCACCATCGACCTCAGACAGCTCGACCGGGCGGGGGAagaactaaaaagaaaaaaacgtAGTCGGTGAGCAAAAAGCAAATACCAATGAAGACCAGACCTGGAATTTCAAACAAGAAAACGTAGTAGCCTAGCCGGGGAGGGAGATTCTCCAGCTCCACTCcttgttatatatatagtagAAAATAGAGTGGAAAACTACGCTTCAAAATCAAGCCCAAAAAACGATCCTTTTGAAAGGTCCTATCTTGACCCATTCAAGCCATGAAAGTGACCTTTTGGATTAGAAAACATGGCCTCTGGTACTCTTTCCTGGGTTGATCGAAGAGCTGCTAACAAAAAGGCGAAGGCAGGATTCACAATAAAATAACCGTGGACGGATTGAGCCAATGTTTTCAAAAATTCCAATACCATAAGCGGATTCCACATCtattttttatagattttgCACCTTCAAAAGAGATCTCGAAGGGAAGGTATATTGAATTACAGAAATCGATTCACGTGTACTTCTTGCTGCTACAAGGCAAGAAAGATAGAGGAACTAATTCAAGAAAGTCATTTGTGGACGGGAAGAGTACGAAATATTCCAGGGACCGATCTATCTCATTAAAGGATTTTGTGGACAGGGCACAGACCTCAGACCGATCGATTAAACCAATTATTGTAGAGTTTCCGGGGGAAGTATTGAATTAAAGTCATTCATGTGTGCCGATTTCCTTATGGTTGACTTAACAATTGGGATACTGGTTTCACCGTACTTATAATCCATCTTTCATTATATGCTAATTTCAGTCTATTAGTTCATAGCGAAGCTCAGCTGGGCTGGAGGGACACATACACTGTATGTAGGGCTTATACACACCTTTAGTAGTTCCCTCCAAAACCCCTGTCTTCTGCCTACCaatgggagagagagcttgttGGACGGATAGAGTGAATGCGGGAATGGCATAGAGGAATGGGATACTACtcaaaaaaagtaagaaacaCGGGAGCCTGTGGTTGATATAAGAAGTACTTACTATCTTTCCCAAACCCCCCCCCCTGTTCTGCCTACCGACCTTAACTTCTCTTTCTAGCCCCTCTACGCTTATCAACGCCTGCATTCCTTTGATTGCTTGTTGTACTCCTTCTACCATATTCCTCTGTCTTTGCATCTCAGTCCCGGATCGACTATAAGTCTTCTTTGCTATAGCTTGAATCCGTGATCGAcctaaaatatattataaaaagtCTTTTGTTTGCTGGCTTGAGTCCGCGTGATTTATTTCTCTTATTATAAGCGCCGAATCCCTAACTCTCTTCTTGTTGCTAGCAAATGGGAAAAGACTACTTCTTGGACTGTGGCCGACACCAGAGAAGACTAATTAGAGATTTGCTAAGCGAACGAGCCCTAGCTTGATCTAAGTCTTATACATTAATTAAGCAGCCTGACTTATATGCTCCTCTTACCTTGCTTTATTACACCGTGCAGATGAAGCGAAGGACATCTATTATCTATAACAAAAATTCCTTACTCTAACAAGTAAGCAAGTAAACTGCCTTGAGAGAAGACCGATTTCTACACAAACCCTAGCTGCGTTGGGGCGTGAGACAAGCTTCGTAGGACCATCAAGGGTCAGGCCAATTCCGAAAAAAGAGACGATAGAAAAGAGGCGAAactcaaagaagaagacaataGGCAGATGGGGTCGCGAGACCCAAATAGGCGCATGCATTGGATCACCATTGCGGAGACGGAAATCATGGCTCCAGCGGAAAACCCTAAGCATCAATCCCTCAATCAAAAACTTCTCTTTTTTGGTGCATATCTTCTTTGTTCGAGAGCTTGATGAAGACGTGCCTTGGATCTAACAGAGTGATCGAAAGATCCCCCCTCTTTCGAGCAAAGAGTTGGGTTAGCCGTCCCGTCCCGTTTTTCCTCTCTTGATCTACAAGCTGCTTTGCGATAACTCTCTTATGTTCTTTCTCAACTTCATGCATTAAATTAAAGGTTAAACTATCTTGTGCTAATTCTAGTTACCAATGGTTCATCCGAAGCGATAGCTAAGAGGAATAAAGAAGCTGTGCTGAAGACAGAGTCTTGAGAATAGAGTTCCGAAGCGAGGCGAAGCAGAAGAGAGAGGTGAAACCAACACCCTTTGAACAGATGGAAGTCAACCCGAAGGCAAATATTAAATAACAGAACTTCCAGGTGATCAAAGTAGATTGGTTTTTTCATTCACTTAGATGGTGCATCTCATATGATGGCTCTTCCCTTGGCTGAGACTGACTCTCGGAAGTTACAGAATGGAATGATGGATGAACTTTACCCCTACATAACATAGATCATGAATCACATGTTTCCCATTTTCCTGACCTACATGAACAGAGAACAAGCACACCTTTCTCATCCTTTATACTAATGTGATATATGATCTTGGCTTTTATTTTAGAGATGTTTGGATTGAATGATGTGATGCGCCCATTGCGCTTGACCTCTTTCCTTGTTACTGATGGTTTGGGCTTTCTAGCCAAACACAAATACTCGTAGAAAGCTTTGCCGAGCcagggtttttcttttgtttaaagtACCCCTATTCCGCACATCAGACAGATCAAAGGGGCCTTTTTATATGTCTGATTTGGCTATGGAATCAGTCTCAttttaggaattgaatttcGATGTCAACGAGAGAGATTCGAAAAAGCTTTATCCacccttataaaaataggtATCTCCACTAATAGAAATCCTATAAGGTATGTGAGAAGATGGCAAAAAGTGGTGCTTCCCTTCAGGGAAATCATTGAAGAGACCAGCACAATTCAAAACCTATGAAATCGGGCAATAAGAGGCCTAAAAATAGTTCAATCAACGAGAAAGTAGCTTAGCCCACACACAGAATAGAGAAGAGTTATGAGCGGTCAAACCTCATCAAGTGCCATCCACGGGAGTCCCTAGGGTTCCACTTACCGAATCACAAGGTGAGGCGCAGCAAATCATTACTACCTTAGCCACCCGGCACCCTATTTTACTCTCAAAAGACTGCACTTCTCTCGTTCCTCTTggacgattttttttttgtcagtaGCCGTACACTTACCTAATTGTATAATCTATCTTTCCAAGAGAATGAATGTAAAGATCAGACTTTCGTTCTTCAGGACCTGCAAGCAGTAATTCATAGGTGTTAACGGGACGGAGTAATGTGGGGCGTATTTTCCCTAATTATGAAAGATTGAATGTGTTATATCATGTTCTTGGCTGCTGAAAGACGAGTTTTTTCAAAACCTGCTTCTCGCCTTGAGCTGAGCCCTACCACATGAATACATTTTAGGACTAGCAGATTGACTTGTTTAGCCcttttttattggttttgtGAATCCCACCATTACTGAGCACGACCTGATTGAGGCACGAATCCGTCTTTTACcttttattattgtatttttttgggaaaGGGACTTGAAGGAATGCAATCTATCTAATATTAGGAAGCAGGTAGCGAGGTAGTTAGGGAC
Proteins encoded:
- the LOC117636597 gene encoding ATP synthase delta chain, chloroplastic — encoded protein: MAALQHTPISLQSQNPSSPPQLSSTLTPRTSTLSFSFSSTFTPIPLKFSSSAAALVTLRRNGGGALGSRMNASAAASYATALADVAKSNNTLETTAGDVEKIEKFFGEPSVFDFFINPTIDLDKKRKVLDEIANSSTLQPHTVNFLNILVDAKRIDLIKDIVKEFEVVFNKITDTELAIVTSVVKLESQHLAQIAKQVQKLTGAKNVRIKTEIDPSLVAGFTVRYGNSGSKLIDLSVKKQLEEIAAELDLGDIKLNL
- the LOC117638311 gene encoding probable E3 ubiquitin-protein ligase RHC2A, whose product is MSIVRYFDTLVWQRTKPDINQSHLPPDVLHIVFKLYKSTIRAWCPREDDHDVPIVVPYSRRNLVFITQETIKVPRTMLKSSSATSLVVDILSSMLVPEHEHPALIEKIFRVLVEKYSSDNTNTMLPIVVGINDATYITTIGDDGQTSDEVLDRVTRESTQTYEPKPIPADKLIIEQLEKLRLDDLEEITGQMACTICMEDFEGGVEVSRLPCLHLYHGDCIVQWLETSHLCPLCRYPMPPAH
- the LOC117636596 gene encoding uncharacterized protein LOC117636596 — its product is MSMLDSFFNKGFKAAKCKTLLKLTIPRIKLLRNRREIQIKQMRRDIAKLLETGQEATARIRVEHIIREENMMAAHEILELFCELIAVRLPIIESQRECPLDLKEAISSVCFAAPRCADLSELLQVQMLFASKYGKEFVSAATELIPDCGVNRQLIELLSVRAPSPEKKLKLLKEIAEEHELDWDPAASEAEIFKPHEDLLNGPTQFVSGSKLPLPKEKHDEPSYCAPDQSQKEQSDSDDGLESLDFPEVPTVSLRPIANPASAPAMPPPLPTPPHPEVDHGLSKDSGAIENSSEEPSFESEEVMQARSVANRHEQSHVSVDGVEDKQFLPFISPPSLSSASFSTRRSNPPPSLSRTRSDANVDFQDVLAAAQAAADSAERAAAAARSAASLAQVRINELTKKNTEEVPENSGENPFHVDIPSESDTREKPDFDHPIRNGDSDGAIHSPGPHQVNEYGHGAKVSDLNSVTMGPLNADLDSSLPNDHAFEHEPQRMSSMEDDPYFSYPNLFTSQNSNVGSGAHSSTDDSFPSHGR